One segment of Vibrio gazogenes DNA contains the following:
- a CDS encoding M48 family metallopeptidase, with translation MRVEGAAYPPRLSQRCSADIDISAEQIELRCDNELVSQTSFELLTLSDSVGNLPVRITFPDGWVFVPEQNKDIDCLLQKKGKKSLRIRQVESNLWLILVSIVFCIAMLFTGYRYGIPWVSHYAARMLPEGVPVFVGEKILDQLDEQFAMSQIPLKQQQAIRKRVALFQQQLPPMPFPIQIEFRDSEIANAFALPGGKIVLLDPLVELAQSDQQLDGVILHEMGHVYHRHMMTRLVESSLTAVVVASLTGDTSGVVHQMIGAGVFVMNTGLSRDMERQADHFAKQAMLKIYHTSEPMAEMFELLRQQQMQHMPDWLSSHPNFSERIESMRKP, from the coding sequence ATGCGAGTCGAAGGGGCGGCTTATCCGCCCCGTTTATCACAGCGGTGTTCTGCGGATATCGACATCTCCGCAGAGCAGATCGAATTGCGTTGTGATAACGAGTTGGTCAGTCAGACTTCGTTTGAGCTGTTAACGCTCAGTGACAGTGTTGGTAATCTCCCCGTACGCATCACTTTTCCCGATGGGTGGGTTTTTGTCCCTGAGCAAAATAAAGATATTGATTGTTTGCTGCAAAAGAAGGGCAAAAAATCACTCAGAATCCGCCAGGTTGAATCTAACCTATGGTTGATTCTAGTGAGTATTGTTTTCTGTATCGCGATGCTGTTTACCGGTTATCGGTATGGGATTCCATGGGTGAGTCATTACGCGGCTCGAATGTTGCCTGAGGGCGTCCCTGTTTTCGTCGGAGAAAAAATCCTCGACCAGCTGGATGAACAGTTTGCAATGAGCCAGATTCCGCTCAAGCAGCAACAAGCCATCAGAAAGCGGGTCGCTTTATTCCAACAGCAACTCCCACCAATGCCTTTCCCTATACAGATTGAGTTTCGCGACAGTGAGATCGCCAACGCATTCGCGTTGCCCGGTGGCAAAATCGTACTCCTTGATCCTTTGGTTGAACTTGCCCAGAGCGATCAGCAACTCGATGGGGTGATTTTGCATGAGATGGGGCACGTTTATCATCGTCATATGATGACGCGGTTGGTTGAGTCGAGTTTGACAGCGGTCGTCGTCGCTTCGTTAACAGGAGATACATCAGGTGTCGTGCATCAGATGATTGGTGCCGGTGTTTTTGTGATGAACACGGGTTTATCGCGAGATATGGAGCGTCAGGCCGACCATTTTGCCAAACAGGCAATGTTGAAGATTTATCATACCAGTGAGCCAATGGCTGAGATGTTTGAATTACTTCGGCAGCAACAAATGCAACATATGCCGGACTGGCTGAGTTCACATCCTAATTTCTCTGAACGGATTGAATCGATGCGCAAGCCATAG
- the rapA gene encoding RNA polymerase-associated protein RapA → MAFALGQRWISDTESDLGLGTVVALDDRTVTLMFAASEENRVYARHDAPVTRVIFHTGDTVDSQEGWTLLIEQVSEDNGVLTYIGTRQDTQETQVELREIFLSHQIRFNKPQDKLFAGQIDRMDNFALRYRALVNQHQQHKSPMRGLCGGRVGLITHQLYIAHEVGRRHAPRVLLADEVGLGKTIEAGMIIHQQVLAGRAERILIVVPETLQYQWLVEMMRRFNLHFSIFDEERCIESQSEAENPFETQQYVLCSLDFLRQYPQRFEQAKAASWDLMVVDEAHHLAWEVDQPSSEYLIVEALAQQISGVLLLTATPEQLGRESHFARLRLLDPDRFYDFDAFIKEEASYEPVAEAVSALAEERALSNESKNHIVELLSEQDVEPLFRIIDGNTSSEEKVSARDELIGNLMDRHGTGRVLFRNTRASIQGFPQRCVNLIPLAQPLEYLDFIEQYIASLDSAHHLKIESGMYPERAYHAQAHSSQVWWMFDPRINWLLDKVKSKRSDKILVIAAEAETALQIEQALREREGIRATVFHEGMSIIERDKAAAYFAQDEGGAQVLVCSEIGSEGRNFQFASQLVMFDLPMNPDLLEQRIGRLDRIGQKQDVEIHVPYLQGSSQEVIARWYHEGLNAFAETCPTGNTVFESFAERLMAQLSSSDQHQLDTLISDARKMNHDLKAALEHGRDRLLEMHSHGGEKAEQIVRDIAATDGDTELVAFALNLFDTIGLNQDDRGEHTLVVTPSEHMMVPSYPGLPYEGATITFERETALSREDIHFMTWEHPMIQGGIDLLLSEGVGTSAVSLLKNKALPVGTILLELVYVVDAQAPKSSGIGRFLPKTPIRLMLDAQGNDLSSQVAFEGFNRQLSPVNRHLANKLVTSVQQEVHQLIQRSEAVIQSKVESIRHTAQEEMVSALNRELERLQALKAVNPNIREEEIEILGNQISVLSVLIQQAQYQLDSLRLIVVSHQ, encoded by the coding sequence ATGGCTTTTGCGTTGGGGCAGCGTTGGATAAGTGATACCGAAAGCGACTTAGGATTAGGAACTGTGGTGGCATTAGATGACAGAACCGTCACATTAATGTTTGCTGCATCAGAAGAGAATCGGGTTTATGCACGCCATGATGCGCCGGTCACCCGAGTTATTTTTCATACTGGTGATACCGTCGATAGCCAAGAAGGATGGACGTTACTGATTGAACAGGTGAGTGAAGACAATGGGGTGCTCACTTATATCGGTACCCGTCAGGATACGCAGGAAACTCAGGTTGAATTGCGAGAAATATTTTTAAGCCACCAAATTCGATTTAATAAACCTCAGGATAAACTGTTTGCCGGTCAGATCGATCGGATGGACAATTTCGCATTGCGCTACCGTGCATTAGTCAATCAGCATCAGCAGCATAAAAGCCCAATGCGCGGACTTTGTGGTGGCCGTGTTGGTTTGATTACCCACCAACTTTACATTGCTCATGAGGTCGGGCGGCGCCATGCGCCTCGCGTTCTGCTGGCTGATGAAGTCGGATTGGGTAAAACGATTGAAGCGGGAATGATCATCCACCAACAAGTATTGGCGGGCAGAGCAGAAAGAATTTTGATCGTTGTCCCTGAAACTCTTCAATATCAGTGGCTGGTCGAAATGATGCGTCGTTTCAACCTGCACTTTTCGATTTTTGATGAAGAGCGCTGTATCGAGTCACAGAGTGAGGCTGAAAATCCGTTTGAAACTCAGCAGTATGTGCTCTGTTCTCTTGATTTTCTCCGGCAATATCCGCAGCGTTTTGAGCAAGCCAAAGCGGCAAGCTGGGATTTGATGGTCGTCGATGAAGCGCACCATCTGGCATGGGAGGTTGATCAGCCTAGCTCTGAATATCTGATTGTTGAAGCGCTGGCGCAACAGATTTCCGGCGTTCTGTTATTGACTGCAACGCCTGAACAGCTGGGCCGGGAAAGCCACTTTGCCCGACTACGCTTATTAGACCCTGACCGCTTTTATGACTTTGATGCATTTATTAAAGAAGAAGCGTCTTATGAACCCGTTGCCGAAGCAGTGTCTGCACTGGCTGAAGAGCGGGCGTTATCCAATGAATCGAAAAATCATATTGTCGAGCTGCTTTCTGAGCAGGATGTCGAACCGCTTTTTCGGATCATTGACGGCAATACCAGCAGTGAAGAAAAAGTCAGTGCGAGAGATGAGTTAATTGGTAACTTGATGGACCGTCATGGGACCGGACGAGTACTGTTTCGTAATACGCGCGCTTCCATTCAGGGATTTCCACAGCGTTGTGTCAATCTGATTCCACTGGCGCAGCCGCTGGAATATCTAGATTTCATCGAGCAATATATTGCTTCACTTGATTCCGCCCATCACCTGAAAATCGAAAGCGGTATGTACCCTGAACGTGCTTATCACGCTCAGGCGCATAGCTCGCAGGTGTGGTGGATGTTTGATCCGCGGATCAACTGGCTGCTCGATAAAGTGAAGTCGAAGCGTAGCGATAAAATTTTGGTGATTGCCGCCGAGGCGGAGACCGCACTTCAGATTGAACAGGCATTGCGTGAACGCGAAGGCATTCGGGCGACGGTTTTTCATGAAGGTATGTCGATTATTGAACGTGATAAAGCCGCTGCTTATTTTGCCCAGGATGAAGGCGGGGCGCAGGTACTGGTTTGTAGTGAGATTGGTTCTGAAGGACGAAATTTCCAGTTTGCCAGCCAGTTGGTCATGTTTGATTTACCGATGAACCCGGATCTGTTGGAACAGCGTATCGGACGTCTGGATCGGATTGGCCAAAAGCAGGATGTTGAGATCCACGTGCCTTATTTACAGGGCTCGTCACAAGAAGTCATCGCCCGTTGGTATCATGAAGGTTTGAATGCTTTCGCGGAGACTTGTCCGACGGGGAATACTGTATTTGAATCCTTCGCTGAACGTTTGATGGCGCAGTTATCGTCATCAGATCAGCACCAGTTGGATACGTTGATCAGCGATGCCCGTAAGATGAATCACGACTTGAAAGCGGCACTGGAACACGGGCGAGATCGTTTACTGGAAATGCATTCTCATGGTGGTGAAAAAGCGGAACAAATTGTCCGTGACATTGCAGCAACGGATGGTGATACCGAATTGGTCGCTTTTGCGCTGAACCTGTTCGATACCATTGGGCTGAATCAGGATGATCGTGGTGAGCATACGCTGGTGGTTACCCCTTCTGAGCACATGATGGTACCGAGTTATCCTGGGTTACCTTATGAAGGTGCGACGATTACTTTTGAGCGGGAAACAGCACTCTCGCGGGAAGATATTCACTTTATGACATGGGAACATCCGATGATTCAGGGAGGGATTGATCTCCTCCTGAGTGAGGGGGTCGGAACGTCAGCCGTTTCTTTGTTGAAGAATAAAGCACTGCCGGTCGGGACGATTTTGCTCGAGTTAGTCTATGTCGTGGATGCTCAGGCACCAAAAAGCAGCGGTATCGGCCGCTTCTTACCTAAAACACCAATTCGTCTGATGCTGGATGCGCAGGGCAATGATCTGTCATCGCAGGTGGCATTCGAAGGGTTCAATCGCCAACTGAGTCCGGTTAACCGCCATTTAGCAAACAAGCTGGTGACCTCCGTTCAGCAAGAGGTTCATCAACTGATTCAGCGCAGTGAAGCGGTGATCCAGTCGAAGGTGGAGAGCATTCGACATACGGCTCAAGAGGAAATGGTCTCGGCCTTGAATCGCGAGCTCGAACGTTTACAGGCGTTGAAAGCGGTCAATCCGAATATTCGGGAAGAAGAAATCGAGATTCTGGGTAATCAGATTTCAGTGTTGTCCGTGTTGATTCAGCAAGCGCAGTATCAGTTGGATTCACTACGTTTGATTGTGGTTTCACATCAATGA
- a CDS encoding valine--tRNA ligase encodes MEKTYNPTSIEQALYQTWEKQGYFKPSGDTSKASYSIMIPPPNVTGSLHMGHAFQDTIMDTLTRCQRMKGNNTLWQVGTDHAGIATQMVVERKIAAEEGKTKHDYGRDAFIDKIWEWKGESGGTITQQLRRLGASVDWDRERFTMDKGFYAAVQEVFIRLYEEDLIYRGKRLVNWDPKLHTAISDLEVENKDKKGHMWHFRYPLADGVKTADGKDYIVVATTRPETMLGDTGVAVNPEDPRYQDLIGKQILLPIVNRRIPIVGDEHADMEKGTGCVKITPAHDFNDYEVGKRHNLPMINIFTFDANIRQDAEVFTSKGEASEDYPSELPEKYQGVERFAARKLIVAEFESLGLLEAIKDHDLTIPYGDRGGVVIEPMLTDQWYVRTAPLASVATKAVEDGEIQFVPKQYENMYFSWMRDIQDWCISRQLWWGHRIPAWYDNQGNVYVGRHEEEVRRKHDIAADVELHQDEDVLDTWFSSALWTFGTLGWPEQTPELKMYHPTDVLVTGFDIIFFWVARMIMMTMHFIKDENGKPQVPFKTVYVTGLIRDENGDKMSKSKGNVLDPIDMIDGIDLETLVTKRTGNMMQPQLAAKIEKNTRKTFENGIEAYGTDALRFTLAAMASTGRDINWDMKRLEGYRNFCNKLWNASRYVLMNTEDQDCGFAADAQLEYSLADQWIESQFELAAKSFNLHIDNFRLDMAANTLYEFIWNQFCDWYLELTKPILWKGTENQQRATRRTLITVLEKTLRLAHPVIPYITETIWKSIKPLIAGIEGETIMLQALPQYDEANFHQKALDDIEWVKSFITSIRNLRAEYDINPGKPLSVMLKAADENDAARLAANQQVLTSLAKLADVRILNAGEETPACATALVGKSELMIPMAGLIDKVAELDRLTKEIARTQGEIKRIEGKLGNEGFVAKAPEAVVAKEREKLAGYQEALVKLEEQKTTIAAL; translated from the coding sequence ATGGAAAAGACATATAACCCGACATCAATTGAACAAGCTCTCTATCAGACTTGGGAAAAGCAAGGCTATTTCAAGCCTAGCGGTGACACATCAAAAGCATCCTATAGCATTATGATTCCGCCGCCGAACGTCACAGGTAGCCTGCATATGGGTCATGCCTTCCAAGATACCATCATGGATACCCTGACCCGTTGCCAGCGTATGAAAGGGAATAATACACTCTGGCAAGTCGGCACCGACCATGCTGGGATTGCAACGCAGATGGTTGTCGAACGCAAAATCGCTGCAGAAGAAGGTAAAACCAAACACGATTATGGTCGGGATGCCTTTATTGACAAGATCTGGGAATGGAAAGGTGAATCCGGCGGAACCATCACACAACAGTTACGCCGCTTAGGTGCGTCTGTCGATTGGGATCGTGAGCGTTTTACCATGGACAAAGGCTTTTATGCTGCCGTTCAAGAAGTCTTTATCCGACTGTATGAAGAAGACTTAATCTATCGGGGTAAACGTCTGGTCAACTGGGATCCGAAACTGCATACGGCCATCTCTGATCTCGAAGTTGAAAACAAAGATAAAAAAGGCCATATGTGGCACTTCCGCTATCCATTAGCCGATGGCGTGAAAACAGCAGATGGCAAAGACTATATTGTCGTTGCAACAACACGTCCTGAAACCATGCTGGGCGATACCGGTGTTGCGGTCAACCCCGAAGATCCGCGTTATCAAGATCTGATTGGTAAGCAAATCTTGCTCCCGATCGTTAATCGTCGGATTCCGATTGTCGGTGATGAACATGCCGATATGGAAAAAGGAACGGGCTGTGTAAAAATCACTCCTGCCCATGACTTCAATGACTATGAAGTCGGCAAGCGTCACAACCTACCGATGATCAACATTTTTACTTTCGATGCCAATATCCGTCAAGACGCTGAAGTCTTTACCAGCAAAGGAGAAGCCAGCGAAGATTATCCATCTGAGTTACCGGAAAAATATCAAGGCGTCGAGCGTTTTGCAGCTCGGAAACTCATCGTTGCTGAATTTGAATCACTCGGTTTGCTCGAAGCAATCAAAGATCATGACTTAACGATTCCGTATGGTGATCGCGGTGGTGTGGTGATTGAACCAATGCTGACCGATCAGTGGTATGTTCGTACAGCGCCATTGGCTAGTGTCGCAACCAAAGCGGTTGAAGACGGTGAAATTCAGTTTGTCCCCAAACAGTATGAAAACATGTACTTCTCTTGGATGCGAGACATTCAAGACTGGTGTATTTCACGCCAGCTTTGGTGGGGCCACCGTATTCCGGCTTGGTATGACAATCAGGGCAATGTTTACGTTGGCCGTCATGAGGAAGAAGTGCGTCGTAAACATGATATTGCTGCGGACGTTGAACTCCATCAAGATGAAGATGTGCTGGATACATGGTTCTCTTCTGCGCTGTGGACCTTCGGTACACTAGGATGGCCGGAACAAACACCTGAACTCAAAATGTATCACCCGACAGATGTACTAGTCACAGGCTTCGATATTATTTTCTTCTGGGTTGCCCGGATGATCATGATGACGATGCACTTCATTAAAGACGAAAACGGAAAACCACAAGTACCGTTTAAAACGGTCTATGTTACCGGACTGATTCGGGATGAAAACGGCGATAAAATGTCGAAGTCCAAAGGTAATGTTTTGGATCCTATCGATATGATCGACGGCATTGACCTCGAAACGCTGGTTACCAAACGAACCGGCAATATGATGCAGCCTCAACTGGCGGCCAAGATCGAGAAGAATACGCGCAAGACTTTCGAAAATGGTATCGAAGCTTATGGCACCGATGCGCTGCGTTTCACACTAGCCGCAATGGCGTCAACCGGACGAGATATCAACTGGGACATGAAGCGTCTGGAAGGTTACCGGAACTTCTGTAACAAACTCTGGAATGCTAGCCGCTATGTGCTGATGAATACTGAAGATCAGGATTGCGGATTCGCAGCGGATGCACAGCTTGAATACTCGCTGGCCGATCAGTGGATCGAATCTCAGTTTGAACTGGCAGCCAAGAGCTTTAATCTCCATATCGACAACTTCCGCCTTGATATGGCAGCCAATACCCTGTACGAGTTTATTTGGAACCAATTCTGTGACTGGTATCTGGAACTGACCAAACCGATTTTGTGGAAAGGCACTGAAAATCAGCAACGCGCAACTCGCCGTACCTTGATTACCGTACTGGAGAAAACATTGCGTCTGGCTCATCCTGTCATTCCTTATATTACTGAAACGATTTGGAAGAGTATCAAACCGCTGATTGCTGGTATTGAAGGGGAGACAATCATGTTGCAGGCGCTGCCACAATATGATGAAGCAAACTTCCACCAGAAAGCGCTTGATGACATTGAATGGGTGAAATCTTTTATTACCAGCATTCGTAACCTGCGTGCCGAATACGATATTAATCCGGGTAAACCGTTGTCTGTCATGCTCAAAGCTGCTGATGAAAACGACGCTGCTCGTCTGGCAGCAAACCAACAAGTGTTAACCTCTCTGGCAAAACTGGCAGATGTACGCATCTTAAACGCGGGTGAAGAAACACCGGCATGTGCGACCGCATTAGTGGGTAAATCTGAACTGATGATTCCAATGGCTGGTTTGATTGATAAAGTTGCGGAGCTGGATCGTCTCACCAAAGAGATTGCCAGAACTCAGGGTGAAATCAAACGGATTGAAGGCAAGCTCGGTAATGAAGGGTTTGTCGCCAAAGCACCTGAAGCGGTGGTTGCCAAAGAACGAGAAAAACTCGCCGGCTATCAAGAAGCATTGGTGAAACTGGAAGAACAAAAAACGACGATTGCAGCCCTGTAA
- a CDS encoding NRAMP family divalent metal transporter, producing the protein MENAAAYPSPQGFSLSRVIKSLGPGIMMAAAAVGGSHLVASTKAGAIYGWQLAALILLVNLFKYPFFRAGIQYTMGTGECLVHGYAQLGKPYLWIFMLLSVISAVINTAALTLFSASLLGYFMPFELSSLTLSIMVVTTCLIILFAGHYKALDSLAKVIMAVLTIATLSAVVIAIGHPAATVPDAPDPSPWTLAAIGFLVVTMGWMPAPIEISSLTSIWLKNQCAQQNVTPKSALFDFNIGYIGTAILAIIFLALGALLIHGTGTELSKSGIGFTHQLVNLYASTIGEWARYLIAVIAFFCIFGSTITVIDGYSRVIAESQRLLTQQATDEKTDVEKHRYLSPWMLIVSVAALSILAFAKSALLPMLNFAMIMAFVTTPVFALLNYILVTRTPLPESLTLGPKMKLLSITGLIYLFGFLALFLWWKWFM; encoded by the coding sequence ATGGAAAATGCTGCCGCTTATCCCTCTCCACAGGGATTTTCATTGTCCAGAGTGATCAAATCACTCGGTCCCGGAATTATGATGGCTGCCGCTGCCGTCGGTGGATCGCATCTCGTGGCATCAACCAAAGCTGGGGCAATCTATGGCTGGCAACTGGCAGCCTTAATCTTGCTCGTGAATCTTTTTAAATACCCTTTTTTCCGAGCTGGTATTCAATACACCATGGGCACAGGGGAATGTCTGGTGCACGGTTATGCACAACTCGGCAAACCTTATCTGTGGATTTTCATGCTGCTGAGTGTCATTTCGGCCGTGATCAATACGGCAGCCCTGACGCTCTTTAGTGCCAGTCTGTTGGGATATTTCATGCCGTTTGAACTATCCAGCCTGACTTTATCGATCATGGTCGTCACCACCTGTTTGATCATTTTATTTGCCGGCCACTATAAAGCGCTCGATTCACTGGCGAAAGTGATCATGGCAGTGCTCACGATTGCCACGCTATCAGCCGTCGTTATTGCCATTGGTCATCCCGCAGCAACCGTGCCAGACGCACCCGATCCATCGCCTTGGACACTTGCGGCAATCGGCTTTCTGGTTGTGACCATGGGATGGATGCCAGCCCCGATTGAGATCTCGAGTCTTACCTCAATTTGGCTGAAAAATCAGTGCGCACAACAGAATGTCACACCGAAATCAGCACTATTCGATTTTAATATCGGCTATATCGGGACTGCGATTCTGGCCATTATCTTTCTGGCGCTCGGCGCATTACTGATTCATGGCACGGGCACTGAATTGTCGAAATCAGGGATTGGATTTACCCACCAGTTAGTCAACTTATACGCATCGACCATTGGTGAATGGGCCCGTTACCTGATTGCAGTCATCGCTTTCTTCTGTATTTTTGGCAGTACGATTACCGTCATCGATGGCTATTCGCGCGTGATAGCCGAGTCACAACGTCTGTTAACACAGCAAGCAACCGATGAGAAAACAGATGTGGAAAAACATCGTTATCTTTCGCCCTGGATGCTGATCGTTTCGGTAGCAGCGCTGAGCATTCTTGCTTTTGCTAAATCAGCCTTATTGCCGATGCTGAATTTCGCCATGATTATGGCCTTCGTTACGACGCCCGTTTTTGCCCTGCTCAACTATATTTTGGTCACCAGAACACCGTTGCCGGAATCACTGACACTGGGGCCTAAAATGAAATTATTGTCGATTACCGGGCTGATTTATTTATTTGGCTTCCTTGCACTCTTCCTCTGGTGGAAATGGTTCATGTAA
- a CDS encoding D-2-hydroxyacid dehydrogenase: MSLPRVVFVDRATIPAHIYFPELPFEHQWVSYDETSPSQLLERVHDADVIITNKVVLNADSLSQLPKLRLIAVAATGVNNVDIEYCRAHGIAVTNVQGYATRSVPEHVIGMIFALRRHLMAYHHDIGRGEWQQRRQFCFFTHPIGDVADSTIGIIGHGTLGQATAELARAVGMQVIFAERKGASVCREGRLPFETVLRQADVVSLHCPLTEETHHLLGADELSMMKANAILINTGRGGLVDEAALVDALTSGTIAAAGVDVFTQEPADERNPLVANIDLPNLLLTPHIAWGSDSAIQQLVQRLVDNITVFHQGQKQNRIV; the protein is encoded by the coding sequence ATGTCATTACCGCGAGTCGTATTTGTTGATCGAGCCACGATCCCCGCTCATATTTATTTTCCTGAGCTTCCTTTTGAACATCAGTGGGTGAGTTATGATGAAACATCACCGTCGCAGTTACTGGAAAGAGTTCACGATGCAGACGTGATTATTACCAATAAAGTGGTGCTCAACGCGGATTCATTGTCTCAACTTCCCAAATTACGTCTGATTGCTGTTGCGGCAACTGGCGTGAACAATGTCGATATCGAGTATTGTCGGGCGCATGGCATCGCGGTCACGAATGTGCAGGGATATGCGACACGTTCCGTGCCCGAACATGTCATCGGTATGATCTTCGCACTCCGTCGTCATTTGATGGCCTATCATCATGATATTGGCCGGGGAGAGTGGCAACAGCGTCGTCAGTTCTGTTTTTTCACGCATCCAATCGGTGATGTGGCCGATAGCACCATCGGGATTATCGGTCATGGCACGCTGGGACAAGCAACCGCTGAACTGGCCCGGGCCGTCGGGATGCAGGTTATCTTTGCTGAGCGTAAAGGGGCATCCGTTTGCCGAGAAGGACGTTTGCCGTTTGAAACGGTGTTACGTCAGGCTGATGTGGTTTCATTACATTGCCCTTTAACTGAAGAGACTCACCATTTGCTTGGTGCGGATGAGCTATCGATGATGAAAGCCAACGCGATTCTGATCAATACCGGAAGAGGGGGGCTTGTGGATGAAGCCGCACTGGTTGATGCGTTGACGTCTGGCACGATTGCCGCTGCCGGTGTCGATGTATTTACGCAGGAGCCTGCCGATGAGCGCAATCCACTGGTCGCCAATATTGATTTACCGAACCTGTTATTGACGCCTCATATTGCTTGGGGCAGTGATTCTGCGATTCAGCAACTGGTTCAGCGATTAGTCGACAATATTACGGTATTTCATCAAGGGCAAAAACAGAACCGAATTGTTTAG
- the rluA gene encoding bifunctional tRNA pseudouridine(32) synthase/23S rRNA pseudouridine(746) synthase RluA, whose amino-acid sequence MAMTSYTPPTTPWTEIIYQDEHILAVNKPSGLLSVPGKDPQHYDSMWSRLVDDYPEIQIVHRLDMATSGLMLFAKNKHVESALKKQFQYRLTHKVYYARVWGNVAQDEGEVDLPLICDWPNRPRQKVCFETGKPSRTLFQVVAREALTTVVRLFPVTGRSHQLRVHMLAIGHPIVGDEFYAPEEARAFAARLHLHAAELSFYHPKNHWLRRIFVPCEFYPPAEEIIFEHFDPERKLPDYKKLPRP is encoded by the coding sequence ATGGCAATGACATCGTACACGCCTCCGACCACACCGTGGACGGAGATTATTTATCAAGACGAGCATATTTTGGCGGTCAATAAACCGTCTGGCTTGCTTTCTGTGCCCGGCAAAGATCCGCAACACTATGACAGCATGTGGTCTCGCTTGGTGGATGACTATCCGGAAATTCAGATCGTTCACCGTCTGGATATGGCGACGTCCGGACTGATGCTGTTTGCCAAGAATAAACATGTAGAAAGTGCATTGAAAAAACAGTTTCAGTATCGATTAACGCATAAGGTCTACTATGCACGAGTGTGGGGCAATGTTGCGCAGGATGAAGGTGAAGTTGATTTACCATTGATTTGTGACTGGCCGAATCGTCCCCGTCAGAAAGTTTGTTTTGAAACCGGTAAGCCGTCCCGGACTTTATTTCAGGTGGTCGCAAGAGAAGCGTTGACGACGGTTGTCCGTCTTTTCCCGGTGACGGGGCGTTCCCATCAGTTGCGAGTTCACATGCTGGCAATTGGCCATCCGATTGTGGGGGATGAGTTTTATGCGCCAGAAGAAGCTAGAGCGTTTGCCGCGCGACTCCATCTACATGCCGCAGAACTGAGTTTCTATCATCCCAAAAATCATTGGTTGAGACGTATATTCGTGCCGTGTGAGTTTTATCCGCCAGCGGAAGAGATTATTTTCGAACATTTTGACCCAGAGAGAAAACTGCCGGATTATAAGAAGCTGCCGAGGCCATAG
- a CDS encoding YjgN family protein, translating to MNENNTVNPLRFNGRTGEFFGIWIVNILLSVVTLGVYSAWAKVRTKRYFYGNTYLAQDNFEYHGTPKQILKGRAVAMLCLLIWVMLSSVSEVASAVLLILFYLVLPWMMWSNVRFDSAMTSYRNTHFAFAGTLKQAYITFMGRGVVAILGFILGIAGIVIITRMVNSVLLTVVMAIAFVALCAFIQAWVMTGVWRYFMNGYRYGNAEFSAVLTSKNLFFINLGAIGIFIGGALMMLVLGSIFFYSVVMNIIMDIDSFMYSMNDTMLGGIIIGYLLLIIIGMISAAYMSVRIRNYVYSQTAVSLDNQSLKLNSSFSVLKYVGLLLTNMLGLIFTLGLAHPWVKVRMANYAAEQTQVIGNLDMIEAVDQDSDVRSALGDELVQAFDINLGI from the coding sequence ATGAACGAAAATAATACTGTGAATCCTCTCCGTTTTAATGGACGGACTGGGGAGTTTTTTGGCATTTGGATTGTAAATATTTTGCTCTCCGTAGTGACTTTGGGTGTCTATTCGGCTTGGGCCAAAGTAAGAACCAAACGTTATTTCTATGGCAATACCTATCTCGCGCAAGATAACTTTGAATATCACGGGACACCGAAACAAATCCTCAAAGGGCGTGCAGTTGCCATGCTGTGTTTATTAATTTGGGTGATGTTAAGCTCTGTTTCTGAAGTGGCGTCTGCTGTCTTATTAATTTTGTTTTATCTGGTATTGCCTTGGATGATGTGGAGTAATGTCCGCTTTGATTCGGCAATGACCAGTTACCGAAATACTCACTTTGCTTTTGCAGGCACACTGAAACAAGCTTATATCACTTTTATGGGGCGTGGTGTGGTTGCCATTCTCGGATTTATTCTGGGAATTGCTGGTATCGTGATTATCACACGGATGGTCAATAGTGTTTTGTTGACTGTCGTGATGGCAATTGCTTTTGTTGCGTTGTGTGCATTTATTCAAGCATGGGTGATGACCGGAGTATGGCGCTATTTTATGAATGGCTACCGATATGGTAATGCTGAATTTTCCGCGGTTCTTACCAGTAAAAATCTATTTTTCATTAATTTAGGTGCGATTGGTATTTTTATTGGTGGCGCGTTGATGATGTTAGTACTGGGCAGCATTTTCTTTTATTCAGTGGTGATGAATATCATCATGGATATCGACAGCTTCATGTATTCGATGAATGATACCATGCTCGGGGGAATCATTATTGGTTATCTCTTGTTGATTATTATTGGGATGATTTCCGCTGCTTATATGAGTGTCCGGATTCGAAACTACGTTTATTCTCAAACCGCTGTTTCATTGGATAACCAGTCACTTAAGCTTAATTCCAGCTTTTCAGTGTTGAAGTATGTGGGGTTATTACTGACCAATATGTTGGGGTTAATTTTCACCTTGGGGTTAGCGCATCCGTGGGTGAAAGTGCGTATGGCGAATTATGCCGCTGAGCAGACACAAGTGATCGGTAATTTAGATATGATCGAGGCTGTGGATCAAGATTCAGATGTGCGCTCTGCACTGGGAGATGAGCTGGTGCAAGCCTTTGATATCAATTTAGGCATTTGA